ATCCAAGATTATTTCCCATTATTATGTTTATGCATAAGGGTTTATTCCAATTCATCTTGttttaatatccatattttcCTAACTAagcataataaaaaatgtctttccTAACCtatatgagtgattctttgtgaaacgtatcgagattttcttaatggtctcaaaacgatatctcATTCTTATCACGACATTTcaccatttaaaaagaatttttaaaaaggtaaaaaaaaatccatttgacagaagcgaagatatggcgacgctttttttttgtttaaataatttttaactttaaattacgtggggtataaaataaataaaaataacacccaTAATGGTTCCAATGCAAAGTATagtccaaacttaaaaaaaaaaatttcattcgcggttttctgcaaatcggcatttttaatctttataaaaaaatagtataatgttctatacataattcttgttgGCCCCTGAAAGTTTCGTCATGGGACCTCCATTACAttctgcataatttaaaaaaacaataaaaaacaaagcagtctttcgttatacattaaattatatcactatggacgacagtccatgtagtgacgaagcgcaccaggagagtgtgcgaaggcgactagtattatatagccgcaaaattgaaaatctgctgtgatagtccgatcgtaatgagtaatacaccaatcgaaaggtattgcaaaaacttaaatttggaattttggaatatttttatttattttataccccacgtaatttaaagttaaaaattatttaaacaaaaaaaagcgtcgccatatcttcgcttctgtcaaatggattttttttttacctttttaaaatttttttttaaatggtgaAATGTTGTGATAAGAATGACATATCGGTTTGAGACCAttaagaaaatctcgatacgtttcacaaagaatcactcatatgGGAGTTATAGGTTAAATATGGGATCGATTTTAATGTCACGATTCAAGTAATTTGGTAATTGATAATTTATACTATAGAAGGgataataaaaattagatttctTAAACATATTGAATGAAACAAGCTTCTCCAAAGAAGATCTACCTATAACATCAATGATTAAACCAAGTTCTAAAATTCGAAAGATACAATGAAATAGTAGTAGTAGAAAACGGAACGCCTAGCCTAGGTAAAACGGTTTTTCcgaaaccaaaaattaaaaaaaaaaaacggagtCTTACTATATTTTAACTACATCGGAAATGGTGGCGGGTTAAGCAATActagattatttttaatgcttttattttccaaaattataattatagttCTCCCAGAATGCTGACCGCCGCAAAATCCTTTTAGGGAAAACCTTGTCCCGAGGCACACTATTAGATACTATCGAATAGTCAAGGCACTCGACCATAGCGTTGCCCTTGTTATAGCAAgatctataattttttatatgggGCTAGATCGATTGAAATGTTGATGCTAGTCAAGAATGCGTACCTATATATTTGTAAGCCCTTGTCCATCACGCCATGTCTGTcttccgtttctatgcgaactagtctctgaGGTTTGAAGCTTTAGCGATGAAactcccaaaagtcttctttctactGTAGGTACAATGTACctgatataataataataataatactgtTATACCTAAAGGCTAGGTATGCCGAAGTTAActctttttcttgtttatattcgatttgtttatttactttaatgaaattttttttgtaggacGACGACGTTGCCGCAGTTAGAGATGGTACACTGAGCATCCATCGCTTAAAGAAGAGTCTAGATGACCCACACGCACGCGAAATCACTACCTTAAAGATGGAAATCCAACAAATCATGAAGGGGAATTATGACTACTTCATGCAGAAAGAGATTTTTGAGCAGCCCGACTCCGTGGTCAACACGATGCGTGGGCGAGTCCGTTTCGACGGAAACGCGATTGTGCTCGGCGGTATCAAGGAATACATTCCGGAGATTAAACGCTGTCGCCGTTTAATGCTGATTGGGTGCGGTACTTCTTACCACAGCGCGGTAGCCACCAGGCAGCTGCTCGAGGAGCTTACTGAGCTGCCCGTAATGGTCGAGCTAGCCTCCGACTTCCTGGATCGCAATACACCTATATTTCGAGACGACGTTTGCTTTTTTATATCGCAGTCTGGAGAGACTGCAGATACTCTGATGGCCTTGCGGTACTGTAAGCAGCGGGGAGCCTTAATTGTGGGCATCACGAACACCGTAGGCAGCAGCATCTGCCGCGAATCCCACTGTGGAGTGCATATTAACGCCGGTCCAGAGATTGGAGTAGCTTCGACTAAAGCCTACACCTCACAATTTATTTCCTTAGTGATGTTCGCGTTGGTTATGTCCGAGGATCGTCTTTCCCTCCAGCAGCGACGGTTGGAAATTCTGCAGGCGCTATCCAAGCTGGCAGACCAGATTCGAGCCGTTCTCAAGCTGGATTCAAAAGTTCAAGAGCTGGCCAAAGACCTTTACCAACACAAGTCCCTACTGATAATGGGTCGCGGCTACAATTTCGCAACCTGCCTGGAAGGCGCTCTGGTAAGAATCAATCTTAGACTTTCAAGACTGCCTTTTAACCTCTCCAGACTCTTTTCTTTTCAGAAAGTCAAGGAGTTAACGTACATGCACAGTGAGGGCATCATGGCCGGTGAACTAAAGCATGGCCCACTGGCCCTCGTGGATGACTCAATGCCAGTCCTGATGATAGTCCTACGCGACCCGGTCTACGTCAAGTGCATGAATGCTCTGCAGCAGGTCACATCACGCAAGGGCTGCCCGATTATTATCTGTGAGGAAGGAGACGAGGAGACTCAGGCGTTCTCCTCCCGACACTTGGAGATTCCACGCACCGTTGACTGTCTGCAGGGAATTCTCACCGTAATTCCAATGCAACTCCTGTCATACCATATTGCAGTGCTCCGCGGATGCGACGTTGACTGCCCCAGAAACCTAGCCAAGTCCGTGACGGTTGAATAAGAGAAATACAGACTCGAAACACCAAACAATCGGATTTCATTTTGACTTTCTGCATGATAATCTCTACTTTTCCTCGATGAACACAATGCACCATTATTATGAAATATTACCACTAGACACGTAATCGtcaaggaaataaaaaatttattaaaaaaaactattagcTGAAGAGGTTACAATTTGGTAATTGATAATTTGGTATTGGTAACTTATACTATAGAAGGGATCATGCAACTTAGATTTCTTAAACGTATCGAATGAATCAAGCTTCTCCAAAGGAGATCTACCTATAACATTAATGATTAAACCAAGTTCTAAAATTCGAAGGATACAATGAAATAGTAGTAGTAGAAGACGGAACGTCTAGCTCCTTGAATTTAagcgagttttttttttaagtgtgaatagcttttaaattaactagggagtgtagggtaatgtgacgaactcgtcgaatctcacatatgacgtcacgacaaaaattccaaataaatgtagttgtctccccttatcgtgtcgacaatttATGTAGAGcagagtggggcaatttcgtaactggggcaatttcgtcacctgcaatatctcggaatccataagtcgtaaaaatatataattttgttgttttagtccttcaagacggcatgacacaaccaatgaatttattatgcacagaaggccaagataactaagctataatattaaatgtgttttaatagttcaaacgctacatttagttctcgacgaaattttttctgtatgccacaattgaaaagggataagatacaggttttttttatataatacacagtgctataatgtgcatttctgcgctagtgatttttaacttcgcgcttaatttcggaagaaaattaatggtttctaaaaaagtactgtgtgggaaaatttcgccaccctatgcttagggtaaattcgcacctattttaaatacatttttttttttaaaaaaagctgtctaacgaacagactaccggcagcagcaacaaatataggacgtcaacaaaaatggtacgcttaaTCAGTGTAGCAcatttacaggcgttaaattCCCTaaatttttcaggtgacgaaattgcccaagtggtgtggcgattttacccccctatgttgCGGAAtttccccagtatattggttttactttttatttttttataaatcaccaaggtaattaaaaaaaaggggaatgtcaaattttaaagcttggcactaaccgcattcaacaataaaaatagaaatatgataacgtgtctcaagatggacaaaaaatagctttgaaaaaatgctgacgaaattgccccactctcccctacagtaatattaataagaagtcccgtaatttcttcgtgaggttttttttttctaaaaaggtgGTGCGCAAATTAGCAAacttattcaatttatttgtgtttcagcagtgccagagtgAAGAtgtgttgaaaataaaatcaattaaatgtaTTCACGTATAAATGAGatttttatcaacagtttttggtacttggcgctttttattttgctcCGTTTGAGAGaaacaccgtttttgctccaagtgtacCTTGAAGGGTATTGTgacaaacattttatattgtatggtgacaaattttgtttattcaagaattttaattgttatcgttgattttgtgtagaaaacttaaatattaccAGATAtcattaagggccggtttctcgagtgccggctaacatttctcgaacagataaagtccctgctaaggcattttggctttctcgagcataaatgtgagagctaactttgacagggattCGGAgtcctgttaagcgttttcgactcgatagaatgacagctgatttcccaaagccaactatgaagaagaaacaaaatcacagctgacttttcctttaaattatacccaaacagctgatgaaataatcgaagcatgccatttttttgcgcttcacagcacaattctgtgcgttaacagcactctgtaattgtttctcgttcagataaattaaagcactcgagaaagcggatttgcttttacgaacagtttatctggtatttaagtttttcgaacagatagctatcagggactttgacagggactcgagaaaccggccctaaatgctgcagttttgttgtagttttgtattgtttttagtTGTGCCGTCAGTTGGAAAGGCTGGCTCACGCCAAAAGCTGTGGGATGTAACTCCGATGGAATTTCGAATcctaattttacaaaaatatgctcagtaggtgtaagcaactttctgcttttacacttttaaaaaatattaatttcactagtttacagctGAAATGCtccaattgatggcaaattctgttaattTTGGACCCCTagtcacgaaaatagcactttttttttttcgatcgcacagttttttaaagattttttaaagttcgaaatgttaaatttctgactttattcgaatttcttattatattaatattataaaatattataaaatattaatttcactagtttacagctGAAATGCtccaattgatggcaaattctgttaattTTGGACCCCTagtcacgaaaatagcacttttttttttttcgatcgcacagttttttaaagattttttaaagttcgaaatgttaaatttctgactttattcgaatttcttattatatctcggcagatatccactcgattaggccagttttagttttattttaaagtcaatagatcaattacaaaaattacaacaacaaacctttaaaaacacagggcggcaatactactactattttgaccgcagctgtatgcttttatgttttttgactatctttaaaaatccaaaaaaatcacaataattacttaaataattagaagtcgcgtaaggggtactttgtaGAACAAAAAAAGACCCAAAGTGCACAAAAAtccgatttgtttttttttttttttaattcattttttgttatttctctgttataaatgttgttaaaatgatttaaaaatgtgatgttcataatcttatggcatacccgcaaataactgcatttaaatttcttggagattcagcatccttaaccaagtccccaatattttcaaattttgctAAACTAATGCGACGTCACGGCCTccccatatgtatgtatgttttgcTGGCGCactttgtatgtatgtatgctgCCTGCTAtcgcactttaagtgtgactgcgcaaggggaaaataaaaaaataccacagtcaacaaatttaaaatgaaaataccacagtcataacagtcgaaattttccttaaaattgcttttatttttaaaatgcaaaaaactgatcagcaaactatttattagttttcaatcGTTGAACTATTGACAAATTGTTGAGttgtaaaaaacattatttcgctccgttgcacacacacatggtcgaaatatataaaagccaCAGccgcattgcagctgactaaggaagtgCGATTCGCTCAGATTCAAATTCATGATAATACTgttatccttttgctaaatgAATATTGAATTTACACTTCCACaacagatttaaaacattttcttacatatttttgtgttttaaaatgcaaatagcattgaaagtatacaaaaaaaaactaaatgttcaaatcaattgattctcttacccttccttacacgtgcctcatattgttaaaacaaatggaaatggttaaacaatttgattcacggcatcctcttccacctgccttccttattattaatataagtCTAATCAAGGCGAAAAATGaattgaaacaaaaatactgaagcaaaatatctataataaAATGCGTAATTGCTTTTCTAAATGctgctttttaaattagtcaaatacataaatcaaaacattgCTTCGCGTAAACATTGGTTTCTCTTATAAgtgttgtctactgtggataccttccaaaaacccccgtTAAccaattcgccaagagtatttggtttttttcgtttcctataaaaaatattccctttgATTTCATAAATCTTACCCACAATTAActtattggttgttggagagctataTTTTCGAGAGAGATCTATCatttagcatttttttttaaattaatgtaaGGATTTTTGtcgaaaaatgaatttctttgtttctgttctgtgcagctgataacttacgcaagcaataagaattttaggaattttttatgcatttttttatatttcttaagtagttttcttaggacaatatactgttgtttttacggaaattaaggaaaaaagttttgataaaatcttttctcggcttatatgctaaaaaaaggaattttttaaatttacaatatcaaccaaaatttacaatatcaaGGTATGCttagttttcaattttaatttccgcaggcgaagctgcggtaTACCGACCCTGCtagtatttatataaaacaagagagaacgctatagtcgggttggtgtcccgactatctaatacccgtcactcagctaaagggagtgcgaacgctgtactcaggttggtgtcccgacgaataatcgtaactcagctaaagggagtgcgaggaagatagatatatattaacaattttgaatgcgtatacctttttaatgaatggtccgatttgaaaaataaatatatataaatataaatatacacaacaaaattgcatttatacttctcggaaatctttaaagatgtgggcgcagggcccattttaaaatcgttagtgggcgattgtgggcgttagagggggcgtggcgctcggttgaaataaactttcgctgcgtaggaaaccaaagaatatgtgtgggaaatctcaaccttctagcttttgtagtttctgagatctcagcgttcatacagacggacagacggacatggctagatcgactcggctattgaccctgatcaagaatatatatactttatggggtcgaaaatgtttccttctagctgttacatacttttacacgaatacaatatacccttttactctaggagtaacgggtataacaagactattaatttttaaatcgccaaaatgttaaataatttttcgattaaaaattaaaattaaaattcgaaaatatttaaaaatagtcatatcccagagtagaagagaatgtaataaaaattaacaaagatatttttttcctattaatttccatttaatttttagaccgttcctatggcagctatatgatatagtgatccgattttttaaatatttaattcgaaattcagaaaaatataaaaaataatattcccaagaatagaaggtaatatttgaaaaaacaccgaagccagaattttttaacgtttccttccaatgggagctataagatatagttgtccgatccggtcggttccgacatataagctacctgcaatagaaagaagtctttttggaaaatttcatcccgatagctcaaaaactgaatGACTAgttttgcgtagaaacagacggacatcgactcgtctagtgatgctgatcaagaatatatatactttatggggtcgaaaacgtctccttctctgcgttgcaaacttctgactgaaatcataataccctctgcaagggtataattaggTCTTAtatgaaaagaaagaaaacgttttgctgCTGAACCACCgcaattgtaaaaaatattgctgcagctaaattgTTCATTATtaagtataaataatataaaaattcatttctattaattaatcttttattttatctcattattaagtttttgttttattattttaacttttttttttaaatatgtttttatataaacaaaataaagttgcatgcgttttttaaatcattatatacttgtcaaaaatttcatttttcaattttttttataattatatagaagtgttcactctCCGGTAACTCTTTTGcacttgtaaaaaatacacgAGCCACCTATTGACCCCTAAGGGACCACTCGGTGGTCGAtcccttttctaccccgaaaGGTCCACCGGCCCCCTCGAGAACTACAGGGAGTGTCTACTCAGTGCTGTTTTAGCGCTCGGGCTGAATTTGGGAACTGCAGGGATACGCCATGGCGCGccattttatgtattttggtGCGGAGCGAattaatgttttgtttttttacaaattcacAGTTTGTCCATCGGAAACGCtaccttctacctgttacatacttttgcacgagtAACtctactctacgagtaacgggtataaaaactattttaaagaaactttCGACCTTTAAACCGTTACCAAAATCTAATGCTGATCGGAGCAGCATGATTTTGCATACAggaaaatctaatttaaaagttaacgtttagataaaaaaaatggagcAAAAGAAatgatttgcgatataatcgattttttaaccgcgTTATTTGACTGTTTtatggctgtggtattttaattttggacGTTCACACTTATCTTTACGCTGACCTATACATATGTGGAGGCCGTAACGTCACAATGAAGAcagccaaatttttaaatattagggACTTGGTGAAGGAGGatgaatttctaaaaaaatttaaatgcagttatttgcggctatgccataagattatgaaagtcatatttttaaaacattttaacaacatttatagcagagaaatgttaaaagaaagaaattaaaaaaaaaaacaaatcgaattttggggccctttggggtcgtttattgttttaatttgtacCTCACACGCGGCTCTAATTTTTTTAGGAATcaagttaattttttagatttttatgtcaatatGTTCTCGGTGAATTGTACTGACCATGTTTTGTAGGTCCTATTATATTAGTGTAGACAAACGTCTTTAGTTAGGGGTCCAAGTCTACCAGAGGCTACTATTATCCGTATTTCGTGTGTTTTGACTGTTAACCAGTATAATCAACAATGTTCTTTGAATATTAACATAAAGATTTATGTTGCTAATGACACTGATGTTGTTTCGGATTAAGAACAAATAGTTTTAGCAATAAACTATGATCCCACGATCGCTTACTTACTACTGCCTTATGACACTAGTGGTCTCATCCAGGGGCACTTGTATCGTGTATATATGCTAACCACTTCGAAATCAAGCATCGAAGAGAAGTGCTAGCCTCATAAAGCTTGATCAGCGATCATAAAATGACAACAATAACAGCTGAGGCATCTGCCAACGAACGGTATAAAAGTGAGCGTTGATTCGCGGCGGCCAGTCATAACGTGGAAACCATCATCATGCTCAAaactatttcaatattggctTTGCTTGTTTGCAGCGCAGCTATTATGATAGAGGCGAAGCCAATTCTTATCAAGGTTTTCGCTCCCAGCGGTGATAAACCTTCTGGCATTTTGGAGTGAATACCACAATTTAATGATATCTGTTCCACTTCAGGTTACTCCAGTGGCAGTTACCAAAGCGCAGTGTCTCCCTCGCCCGTCAACGCGCAGTTAATCTCCAGCCTCATATCTTCAAAAATTCAGCTGCTAAACAACTTGCTGCAGGCCAAGTCTTCCGCCGGTGGCTTTCGTGTTGGTTTGAATAAGAGTGTCACTTTTTTCAGTTCCACAACCACAACGGAAAAGCCGGTAGCACACCACAGTAGCACTACGGAGGTATACACAGACTTTACTTCGGAAGATAGTAGCACTACTCAAATCA
This portion of the Drosophila takahashii strain IR98-3 E-12201 chromosome 3R, DtakHiC1v2, whole genome shotgun sequence genome encodes:
- the LOC108069603 gene encoding mucin-5AC isoform X1, giving the protein MLKTISILALLVCSAAIMIEAKPILIKVFAPSGYSSGSYQSAVSPSPVNAQLISSLISSKIQLLNNLLQAKSSAGGFRVGLNKSVTFFSSTTTTEKPVAHHSSTTEVYTDFTSEDSSTTQIMYTKTTEGAIETPSPTIHPEHPVPTSMTSVYSVERTTLVPEVTTKSTATSGYSYPNFHPAGFP
- the LOC108069603 gene encoding uncharacterized protein isoform X2, whose translation is MLKTISILALLVCSAAIMIEAKPILIKVFAPSGYSSGSYQSAVSPSPVNAQLISSLISSKIQLLNNLLQAKSSAGGFRVGLNKSVTFFSSTTTTEKPVAHHSSTTEKVLSKRRVQQYIPSIQSLPA